A genomic region of Leptotrichia hofstadii contains the following coding sequences:
- a CDS encoding ROK family protein translates to MAIIAAVEAGGTKFICGLGTEDGKIIDRVSIPTTTPEETMAQVIEYFKDKEFDVMGVGSFGPIDPVKGSKTYGYITKTPKPYWSDYDLIGELKKHYDVPMEFDTDVNGAALAESWWGAGENLKNVMYITVGTGIGAGAVVDGKMLQGLTHPEMGHIFLKRHKDDKFEGRCPFHKDCMEGMAAGPAIEDRWGKKGFELADRDEVWDMEAYYLAQAVVNYTLILSPQKIIMGGGVMKQQQLFPLIRKYVLEFLNGYVQKEEILEKIEDYVVYPGLGDEAGFIGSIALGKIALENSKK, encoded by the coding sequence ATGGCAATTATTGCGGCAGTTGAAGCTGGGGGAACAAAATTTATATGTGGATTGGGAACTGAAGACGGAAAAATCATTGACAGAGTAAGTATTCCAACTACAACTCCTGAAGAAACAATGGCACAAGTTATTGAATATTTTAAAGACAAGGAATTTGATGTAATGGGTGTTGGGAGCTTTGGACCGATTGATCCTGTAAAAGGCTCTAAAACTTACGGATATATTACAAAAACTCCAAAGCCTTACTGGAGCGATTATGATTTGATAGGAGAGTTGAAAAAACATTATGATGTTCCAATGGAATTTGATACTGATGTAAATGGAGCGGCGCTTGCGGAAAGCTGGTGGGGTGCTGGAGAAAATTTGAAAAATGTTATGTATATTACTGTTGGAACTGGAATTGGGGCTGGAGCAGTTGTTGATGGTAAAATGCTTCAAGGATTGACTCATCCTGAAATGGGACACATATTCTTGAAAAGACATAAAGACGATAAATTTGAAGGAAGATGCCCTTTCCATAAGGACTGTATGGAAGGAATGGCGGCAGGGCCTGCAATAGAGGACAGATGGGGTAAGAAAGGATTTGAACTTGCCGATAGGGATGAAGTTTGGGACATGGAAGCATATTACTTGGCTCAGGCTGTTGTAAACTACACTTTAATTTTATCTCCACAAAAAATAATTATGGGTGGGGGAGTTATGAAACAGCAGCAATTGTTTCCATTAATTAGAAAATATGTACTGGAATTTTTAAACGGTTATGTTCAAAAAGAGGAAATTTTAGAAAAAATTGAAGATTATGTTGTTTATCCAGGACTTGGGGATGAAGCTGGATTTATCGGATCGATTGCATTGGGAAAAATCGCGTTGGAAAACAGTAAAAAATAA
- the rfaE1 gene encoding D-glycero-beta-D-manno-heptose-7-phosphate kinase: MISIQRLEEIIKKFSSVRIAVIGDMMLDEYLIGKVNRISPEAPVPIVNIEEERFVLGGASNVANNLTSLEAKVFVYGVIGNDANGEKFIKELEDKNVNPAGIVKDETRPTIIKSRVLSQGQQLLRLDWEKDTDISEDIQNQLLENFEKNIENIDAVLISDYNKGLLTKHLSERIIEVAKKHNKKVMVDPKPQNFKNYVGATSMTPNRKEILDYFGMKKFTSEEEIAEKMAQLKDDLKLDSVVLTRSEEGVSLFRTKHKRIPTVAREVYDVTGAGDTFISTFLLSICAGADLYEAGVIANMASGIVVAKIGTATATQDEIIEFYKDNDNILKNI; the protein is encoded by the coding sequence ATGATTTCAATTCAAAGGCTTGAAGAAATAATAAAAAAATTTAGTAGTGTCAGAATAGCTGTAATTGGTGATATGATGCTAGATGAGTATCTAATTGGGAAGGTTAACAGAATTTCTCCTGAAGCGCCTGTTCCAATTGTGAATATTGAAGAGGAAAGATTTGTATTAGGAGGAGCTTCAAATGTAGCAAATAACTTGACTTCGCTTGAAGCAAAAGTTTTTGTTTACGGAGTAATTGGTAATGATGCAAATGGAGAAAAATTTATAAAGGAGCTTGAAGATAAAAATGTGAATCCTGCTGGAATTGTGAAGGATGAAACACGTCCAACAATTATTAAAAGCAGAGTTTTGTCACAAGGCCAACAGTTACTTAGATTGGATTGGGAAAAAGATACTGATATTTCAGAAGATATTCAAAATCAACTTTTGGAAAATTTTGAAAAAAATATTGAAAATATTGATGCAGTATTGATTTCTGATTACAATAAAGGGTTGCTTACAAAACATTTATCAGAAAGAATTATAGAAGTAGCAAAAAAACATAATAAAAAAGTAATGGTTGATCCAAAACCGCAGAATTTTAAAAATTATGTTGGAGCAACTTCAATGACTCCAAATAGAAAAGAAATTTTGGATTATTTTGGAATGAAAAAATTTACGAGCGAGGAAGAAATTGCTGAAAAAATGGCTCAGTTAAAGGATGATTTAAAACTGGACAGCGTTGTGCTTACTCGAAGTGAAGAGGGAGTTTCGCTGTTTAGAACAAAACATAAGAGGATACCGACTGTGGCAAGGGAAGTTTATGATGTTACAGGGGCTGGAGATACATTTATATCGACATTTTTACTTTCGATATGTGCTGGAGCGGATTTGTATGAGGCTGGGGTAATTGCAAATATGGCATCTGGAATTGTAGTGGCAAAAATAGGAACGGCTACAGCAACGCAAGATGAAATAATAGAATTTTACAAGGATAATGACAATATATTAAAAAATATATAA
- a CDS encoding O-methyltransferase: MIENFIESSKYAQNLFKIRNEIIQDIKNESLDENVPIITDEVLNYMIFTARNIKARNILEIGTATGYSGLFLAQIANENSGFLTTMEIDEIRYGKAVENFEKLGLFEKNKMIFGDALEEIPKLDKNVKYDFIFIDASKGQYLKFFEMSYELLNENGIIFIDNLMFRGLVATDKEEIPKRYKTIAKRLKEFIEKLNEEYNFVLLPFGDGVGIVKK, encoded by the coding sequence ATGATAGAAAATTTTATAGAATCATCGAAATATGCACAGAATTTGTTTAAAATAAGGAATGAAATTATACAGGATATAAAAAACGAAAGTTTAGATGAAAATGTGCCGATTATTACAGATGAAGTGCTAAATTATATGATTTTTACTGCTAGAAATATAAAGGCTCGAAATATTTTGGAAATTGGTACAGCGACAGGCTATTCGGGGCTATTTTTGGCACAAATCGCTAATGAAAATAGCGGGTTTTTGACAACAATGGAAATTGATGAAATTCGTTATGGAAAAGCTGTGGAAAATTTTGAGAAACTTGGATTATTTGAAAAGAATAAGATGATTTTTGGAGATGCTTTGGAAGAAATTCCGAAACTTGATAAGAATGTGAAATATGATTTTATTTTTATTGATGCGTCAAAAGGTCAGTATTTGAAGTTTTTTGAAATGAGCTATGAACTTCTCAATGAAAATGGAATTATTTTTATTGATAATCTAATGTTTCGTGGACTGGTTGCAACAGATAAGGAAGAAATTCCAAAAAGATATAAGACAATTGCAAAAAGGCTCAAAGAGTTTATAGAAAAGCTAAATGAAGAGTATAATTTTGTACTGCTTCCGTTTGGAGATGGAGTTGGGATAGTAAAAAAATAA
- a CDS encoding endonuclease/exonuclease/phosphatase family protein: protein MKFLLYNIRYGTGKYLNQPFKHMRGYLGRSVRHVYRIGKFINKYKPDIVGLVEVDLGSFRMYSKNQATLLGRITRNNNVYQYKYEEDSNYMKFPMVRKQGNAILSKKPVLREEFHYLDIGMKKLIIEVETEDIVVFLVHLALGGKTRQKQIVQLYNFVKNCKKPVIVAGDFNVFWGEEEIEMFLQASNLQNINIRKDPTFPSWNPKRELDFILCSKEIKVKSYEVIQTQLSDHLPILVDFEIVK, encoded by the coding sequence ATGAAATTTCTTTTGTATAATATTCGATACGGGACTGGAAAATATTTGAATCAGCCGTTTAAACATATGCGAGGGTATTTGGGACGTTCTGTAAGGCATGTTTATCGGATTGGGAAATTTATTAATAAATATAAGCCTGACATTGTGGGACTTGTAGAAGTTGATCTTGGTTCATTTAGAATGTATAGCAAAAATCAGGCTACACTTCTTGGAAGAATTACTAGAAATAATAATGTTTATCAGTACAAATATGAGGAAGATTCCAACTATATGAAATTTCCAATGGTAAGAAAGCAAGGAAATGCGATACTTTCTAAAAAACCTGTTTTACGGGAAGAATTTCATTATCTGGATATTGGAATGAAAAAATTAATTATTGAGGTGGAAACGGAAGATATTGTGGTGTTTCTAGTTCATTTGGCACTTGGTGGAAAAACGAGACAGAAACAGATTGTACAGCTTTACAATTTTGTGAAAAACTGCAAAAAGCCAGTTATAGTCGCTGGAGATTTTAATGTGTTCTGGGGAGAAGAGGAAATTGAAATGTTTTTACAGGCTTCTAACCTGCAAAATATAAACATAAGGAAAGATCCAACTTTTCCGAGCTGGAATCCAAAGCGGGAACTTGACTTTATACTTTGTTCAAAGGAAATAAAAGTAAAAAGTTATGAAGTTATACAAACTCAGCTTTCAGATCATTTGCCAATACTAGTTGATTTTGAAATTGTAAAATAA
- a CDS encoding type II secretion system F family protein: MINIAKNNKSGINEKELLSFTKSVYYLLNGKISLIDTLEIVAQNYSGDLKSKIIGTKQQIEKGVSLHRAFSKITANKEFMEMIKIGEETGNLEIVFKNLYEKYEFNQKIKKDVKNLSIYPVTVIITALIIVFILLKFVVPKFVVIYSDIGQELPEVTQIVINISKITDKYGIFLLIAIIFLFFGLKNWKGKNEKNFEKIFLEMKLIGQMYKNICILNFTRNMYSLTDANVPLIQSLKMCTNSKSYILNEELKKIILKIEKGESIQKSFKNTTFFDNEYVSFLAIGEKTGEMKISFFNLNEIYYEKVSEKIKWFLKMFEPLSIIFIGVIIGLIVFSVMLPIFKMGEML; encoded by the coding sequence ATGATAAATATTGCAAAGAATAATAAAAGTGGAATTAATGAAAAGGAATTGTTATCATTTACTAAAAGTGTATATTATTTATTAAATGGTAAAATTTCACTAATTGATACACTTGAAATTGTTGCACAGAATTATAGTGGAGATTTGAAAAGTAAGATAATTGGTACAAAACAGCAAATTGAAAAGGGAGTTTCTCTTCATAGGGCTTTTTCAAAGATTACTGCAAATAAGGAATTTATGGAAATGATTAAAATTGGGGAAGAAACTGGAAATTTGGAAATAGTTTTTAAGAATCTGTATGAAAAGTACGAGTTTAATCAGAAAATAAAAAAAGATGTGAAAAATTTGAGCATTTATCCAGTAACAGTTATAATTACAGCGTTAATTATTGTATTCATACTGTTAAAATTTGTAGTGCCTAAATTTGTGGTAATTTATTCTGATATTGGTCAGGAATTGCCAGAAGTTACGCAAATTGTTATAAATATTAGTAAAATAACGGATAAATATGGTATTTTTCTTTTAATTGCCATAATTTTTTTATTTTTTGGATTAAAAAATTGGAAAGGAAAAAATGAAAAGAATTTTGAAAAAATTTTTTTAGAAATGAAACTGATTGGGCAAATGTATAAAAATATTTGCATATTGAATTTTACAAGAAATATGTACTCTCTGACAGATGCCAATGTTCCATTGATTCAATCCTTAAAAATGTGTACAAATTCCAAAAGTTATATTTTAAATGAGGAACTGAAAAAAATTATTTTGAAAATAGAAAAGGGTGAGAGTATTCAAAAATCCTTTAAAAATACGACTTTTTTTGATAATGAATACGTAAGTTTCCTTGCAATTGGAGAAAAGACCGGCGAAATGAAAATATCATTTTTTAATTTGAATGAAATTTATTACGAAAAAGTTAGCGAGAAAATAAAATGGTTTTTAAAAATGTTTGAGCCGCTTTCGATAATTTTTATCGGAGTAATTATTGGGCTTATTGTATTTTCAGTTATGCTGCCTATTTTTAAAATGGGGGAAATGCTGTAA